Proteins encoded together in one Lathyrus oleraceus cultivar Zhongwan6 chromosome 5, CAAS_Psat_ZW6_1.0, whole genome shotgun sequence window:
- the LOC127083640 gene encoding uncharacterized protein LOC127083640 isoform X1 has product MNGSPDPLDSFPRLRVRQSDATSRRSSFGADSELERYCSANSMMGTPNTSMSMCSAVTVFHDFSDIDFGSSRSFDDGVNHKNFRFGSSGLELYGDDGDELDMRGIDSLELIGNKRSEESDGKGNEGEVGEREIERKEDEEFSDGEDSMFNYGSGCEGDNENEKNEFYSSRRVRFYEETEVPNENPLFMNSSVAFGSHDLDDFLIENGSVSVESDLFHNPQESNNRVQENELSSTQIEEKNKVFVNDEVDETKDIGDREALEVVGDTERNIPVACCEVQGADKLVGCFKTDDLGLLPEEDPQESLNINDGGSEGRGNQHIDSDEAGTSDDAQWKNPELVSRVDVSSSNVSVHVGNVDANSFENLKPIVLPSNGGTRQTLERTSTSTNVLENSHVVSKIEDFELNEFYDEVVQDMEEILLESRDPPAARFSMGNRMLDPLVSMPSRDGGLTASTSSADDAYLLVQRPRRIDRIEVVGARQKTGDVSFSERLVGVKEYTVYKIKVWNGKDQWEVEKRYRDFLTLHRCMKTLFNEQGWTLPLPWSSVEKESKIFRSASLDIIAKRSVLIQECLQSILSSRFFSSPPRALVWFLSPEDSHFSSPVSNSPVSLSSFTRGENIRNFSTWGKTISLIVEIPSNKSTRQLLEAQHHRCAGCHKHFDDGNSSIWDFVQTFGWGKPRLCEYTGQLFCSSCHTNEAAVLPARVLHHWDFTHYPVSQLAKSYLDSIHEHPMLCVTAVNPFLLSKVPALLHVMNIRKKIGTMLPYVRCPFRRSINRGVGNRKYLLESNDFFALRDLIDLSKGVFAALPVMVETVSRKILEHITDQCLVCCDVGNPCSARQDCSDPSSLIFPFQEDDIERCKSCQSVFHKPCFKKLVSCPCGEQLRLKKTRSLSNRASQWGGLGKGLSSGLSPTFLSGLFSKEKSDKTREHQGENIILMGSLPSNSL; this is encoded by the exons ATGAACGGATCTCCGGATCCGTTGGATTCGTTCCCTCGCTTACGTGTTCGCCAATCGGACGCCACATCTCGCCGTTCATCCTTCGGCGCCGATTCCGAGTTGGAACGTTACTGTAGCGCTAACTCGATGATGGGAACACCGAACACCAGTATGAGCATGTGCAGTGCCGTAACCGTTTTTCATGATTTCTCTGATATCGATTTTGGTTCTTCCAGAAGCTTCGATGATGGAGTCAATCATAAGAATTTTAGGTTTGGTTCGAGTGGTTTGGAATTGTACGGTGACGATGGTGACGAGCTTGATATGAGAGGGATTGATTCGTTGGAGTTGATTGGGAATAAACGGAGTGAGGAATCTGATGGGAAGGGAAATGAGGGTGAGGTTGGGGAAAGGGAGATTGAGAGGAAAGAGGATGAGGAGTTTTCGGACGGTGAGGATTCTATGTTTAATTATGGGAGTGGATGTGAGGGGGATAATGAGAATGAGAAGAATGAGTTTTATTCTTCGAGGAGGGTTCGTTTTTATGAGGAAACGGAAGTTCCAAATGAGAATCCGTTGTTTATGAATTCTTCTGTTGCTTTTGGTTCTCATGATTTGGATGATTTTTTGATTGAAAACGGTTCGGTTTCTGTGGAGTCTGACCTGTTTCACAATCCGCAAGAGAGTAATAATCGAGTTCAAGAGAATGAGCTAAGTTCTACTCAAATAGAGGAAAAGAACAAGGTCTTTGTTAATGATGAAGTTGATGAAACAAAAGATATTGGTGATCGAGAAGCTTTAGAAGTGGTAGGGGATACGGAGAGGAACATTCCAGTTGCTTGTTGTGAAGTTCAAGGTGCAGACAAATTGGTTGGTTGTTTTAAAACGGATGATTTGGGTCTGCTGCCGGAAGAAGATCCTCAGGAGAGTTTGAATATTAATGACGGTGGAAGCGAAGGGAGGGGGAATCAACATATCGATAGTGATGAAGCTGGTACCTCTGATGATGCTCAATGGAAAAATCCGGAGTTGGTTAGTAGAGTTGATGTAAGTTCTTCAAATGTATCTGTTCATGTAGGGAATGTAGATGCAAACTCATTTGAGAACCTTAAACCAATTGTGCTGCCATCAAATGGTGGAACGAGGCAAACATTAGAGAGGACTTCCACTTCAACAAATGTATTAGAAAACAGTCATGTGGTATCTAAG ATAGAGGACTTTGAGCTAAATGAATTTTATGATGAGGTTGTTCAAGACATGGAAGAAATTTTACTGGAGTCTAGGGATCCTCCAGCGGCTAGGTTTTCCATGGGTAACAGAATGCTTGATCCACTAGTGTCTATGCCTTCAAGAGATGGTGGGTTGACCGCTTCTACTTCTAGTGCAGATGATGCTTATCTACTAGTTCAGCGCCCAAGAAGAATAGATAGGATTGAAGTTGTAGGTGCAAGGCAGAAAACAGGGGATGTTTCTTTCAGCGAAAGATTGGTCGGGGTGAAGGAATACACTGTTTATAAAATAAAAGTGTGGAATGGCAAGGATCAGTGGGAGGTTGAAAAGCGATACCGTGATTTCTTAACTCTTCATCGTTGTATGAAAACCTTATTCAATGAGCAAGGCTGGACTTTACCTTTGCCTTGGTCTTCTGTTGAAAAGGAATCAAAGATATTTAGAAGTGCATCTCTTGATATTATTGCGAAGAGAAGTGTTCTCATTCAAGAGTGTCTACAGTCTATTCTCTCTTCCAGGTTCTTCTCAAGTCCTCCAAGAGCACTGGTTTGGTTTTTATCCCCTGAAGATTCACATTTTAGTTCACCTGTATCAAATTCTCCAGTGTCTCTGTCTTCTTTTACAAGAGGGGAAAACATTCGAAACTTTTCCACTTGGGGGAAGACCATATCACTTATTGTTGAAATTCCATCAAATAAATCAACGAGGCAGCTGCTAGAAGCCCAACATCACCGATGCGCTGGATGCCATAAGCATTTTGATGATGGAAATTCTTCAATTTGGGATTTTGTACAAACATTTGGATGGGGGAAGCCTCGACTATGTGAATATACTGGTCAACTGTTCTGTTCTTCTTGCCATACAAATGAGGCTGCAGTCTTGCCAGCAAGGGTTTTACATCATTGGGATTTCACTCATTATCCTGTATCTCAGCTGGCAAAGTCATATCTGGATTCTATACATGAACAT CCCATGCTATGTGTCACTGCCGTTAATCCCTTCCTTTTGTCAAAGGTCCCAGCCTTGCTTCATGTTATGAATATCAGGAAAAAGATAGGAACAATGCTTCCATATGTTCGCTGCCCGTTCCGGAGATCTATCAACAGAGGTGTTGGAAATCGGAAATATCTTCTTGAAAGCAATGATTTTTTTGCTCTTAGAGATTTGATTGATCTCTCCAAAGGAGTCTTTGCTG CACTTCCTGTGATGGTGGAAACTGTATCGAGGAAAATCCTGGAACACATTACTGATCAATGCCTTGTATGCTGTGATGTGGGAAACCCGTGTAGTGCCCGACAAGATTGCAGTGACCCATCTTCCCTCATTTTTCCATTTCAG
- the LOC127083640 gene encoding uncharacterized protein LOC127083640 isoform X2: MNGSPDPLDSFPRLRVRQSDATSRRSSFGADSELERYCSANSMMGTPNTSMSMCSAVTVFHDFSDIDFGSSRSFDDGVNHKNFRFGSSGLELYGDDGDELDMRGIDSLELIGNKRSEESDGKGNEGEVGEREIERKEDEEFSDGEDSMFNYGSGCEGDNENEKNEFYSSRRVRFYEETEVPNENPLFMNSSVAFGSHDLDDFLIENGSVSVESDLFHNPQESNNRVQENELSSTQIEEKNKVFVNDEVDETKDIGDREALEVVGDTERNIPVACCEVQGADKLVGCFKTDDLGLLPEEDPQESLNINDGGSEGRGNQHIDSDEAGTSDDAQWKNPELVSRVDVSSSNVSVHVGNVDANSFENLKPIVLPSNGGTRQTLERTSTSTNVLENSHVVSKIEDFELNEFYDEVVQDMEEILLESRDPPAARFSMGNRMLDPLVSMPSRDGGLTASTSSADDAYLLVQRPRRIDRIEVVGARQKTGDVSFSERLVGVKEYTVYKIKVWNGKDQWEVEKRYRDFLTLHRCMKTLFNEQGWTLPLPWSSVEKESKIFRSASLDIIAKRSVLIQECLQSILSSRFFSSPPRALVWFLSPEDSHFSSPVSNSPVSLSSFTRGENIRNFSTWGKTISLIVEIPSNKSTRQLLEAQHHRCAGCHKHFDDGNSSIWDFVQTFGWGKPRLCEYTGQLFCSSCHTNEAAVLPARVLHHWDFTHYPVSQLAKSYLDSIHEHPMLCVTAVNPFLLSKVPALLHVMNIRKKIGTMLPYVRCPFRRSINRGVGNRKYLLESNDFFALRDLIDLSKGVFAALPVMVETVSRKILEHITDQCLVCCDVGNPCSARQDCSDPSSLIFPFQES; this comes from the exons ATGAACGGATCTCCGGATCCGTTGGATTCGTTCCCTCGCTTACGTGTTCGCCAATCGGACGCCACATCTCGCCGTTCATCCTTCGGCGCCGATTCCGAGTTGGAACGTTACTGTAGCGCTAACTCGATGATGGGAACACCGAACACCAGTATGAGCATGTGCAGTGCCGTAACCGTTTTTCATGATTTCTCTGATATCGATTTTGGTTCTTCCAGAAGCTTCGATGATGGAGTCAATCATAAGAATTTTAGGTTTGGTTCGAGTGGTTTGGAATTGTACGGTGACGATGGTGACGAGCTTGATATGAGAGGGATTGATTCGTTGGAGTTGATTGGGAATAAACGGAGTGAGGAATCTGATGGGAAGGGAAATGAGGGTGAGGTTGGGGAAAGGGAGATTGAGAGGAAAGAGGATGAGGAGTTTTCGGACGGTGAGGATTCTATGTTTAATTATGGGAGTGGATGTGAGGGGGATAATGAGAATGAGAAGAATGAGTTTTATTCTTCGAGGAGGGTTCGTTTTTATGAGGAAACGGAAGTTCCAAATGAGAATCCGTTGTTTATGAATTCTTCTGTTGCTTTTGGTTCTCATGATTTGGATGATTTTTTGATTGAAAACGGTTCGGTTTCTGTGGAGTCTGACCTGTTTCACAATCCGCAAGAGAGTAATAATCGAGTTCAAGAGAATGAGCTAAGTTCTACTCAAATAGAGGAAAAGAACAAGGTCTTTGTTAATGATGAAGTTGATGAAACAAAAGATATTGGTGATCGAGAAGCTTTAGAAGTGGTAGGGGATACGGAGAGGAACATTCCAGTTGCTTGTTGTGAAGTTCAAGGTGCAGACAAATTGGTTGGTTGTTTTAAAACGGATGATTTGGGTCTGCTGCCGGAAGAAGATCCTCAGGAGAGTTTGAATATTAATGACGGTGGAAGCGAAGGGAGGGGGAATCAACATATCGATAGTGATGAAGCTGGTACCTCTGATGATGCTCAATGGAAAAATCCGGAGTTGGTTAGTAGAGTTGATGTAAGTTCTTCAAATGTATCTGTTCATGTAGGGAATGTAGATGCAAACTCATTTGAGAACCTTAAACCAATTGTGCTGCCATCAAATGGTGGAACGAGGCAAACATTAGAGAGGACTTCCACTTCAACAAATGTATTAGAAAACAGTCATGTGGTATCTAAG ATAGAGGACTTTGAGCTAAATGAATTTTATGATGAGGTTGTTCAAGACATGGAAGAAATTTTACTGGAGTCTAGGGATCCTCCAGCGGCTAGGTTTTCCATGGGTAACAGAATGCTTGATCCACTAGTGTCTATGCCTTCAAGAGATGGTGGGTTGACCGCTTCTACTTCTAGTGCAGATGATGCTTATCTACTAGTTCAGCGCCCAAGAAGAATAGATAGGATTGAAGTTGTAGGTGCAAGGCAGAAAACAGGGGATGTTTCTTTCAGCGAAAGATTGGTCGGGGTGAAGGAATACACTGTTTATAAAATAAAAGTGTGGAATGGCAAGGATCAGTGGGAGGTTGAAAAGCGATACCGTGATTTCTTAACTCTTCATCGTTGTATGAAAACCTTATTCAATGAGCAAGGCTGGACTTTACCTTTGCCTTGGTCTTCTGTTGAAAAGGAATCAAAGATATTTAGAAGTGCATCTCTTGATATTATTGCGAAGAGAAGTGTTCTCATTCAAGAGTGTCTACAGTCTATTCTCTCTTCCAGGTTCTTCTCAAGTCCTCCAAGAGCACTGGTTTGGTTTTTATCCCCTGAAGATTCACATTTTAGTTCACCTGTATCAAATTCTCCAGTGTCTCTGTCTTCTTTTACAAGAGGGGAAAACATTCGAAACTTTTCCACTTGGGGGAAGACCATATCACTTATTGTTGAAATTCCATCAAATAAATCAACGAGGCAGCTGCTAGAAGCCCAACATCACCGATGCGCTGGATGCCATAAGCATTTTGATGATGGAAATTCTTCAATTTGGGATTTTGTACAAACATTTGGATGGGGGAAGCCTCGACTATGTGAATATACTGGTCAACTGTTCTGTTCTTCTTGCCATACAAATGAGGCTGCAGTCTTGCCAGCAAGGGTTTTACATCATTGGGATTTCACTCATTATCCTGTATCTCAGCTGGCAAAGTCATATCTGGATTCTATACATGAACAT CCCATGCTATGTGTCACTGCCGTTAATCCCTTCCTTTTGTCAAAGGTCCCAGCCTTGCTTCATGTTATGAATATCAGGAAAAAGATAGGAACAATGCTTCCATATGTTCGCTGCCCGTTCCGGAGATCTATCAACAGAGGTGTTGGAAATCGGAAATATCTTCTTGAAAGCAATGATTTTTTTGCTCTTAGAGATTTGATTGATCTCTCCAAAGGAGTCTTTGCTG CACTTCCTGTGATGGTGGAAACTGTATCGAGGAAAATCCTGGAACACATTACTGATCAATGCCTTGTATGCTGTGATGTGGGAAACCCGTGTAGTGCCCGACAAGATTGCAGTGACCCATCTTCCCTCATTTTTCCATTTCAG